One genomic region from Candidatus Polarisedimenticolia bacterium encodes:
- a CDS encoding ABC transporter ATP-binding protein yields the protein MTETAIAVESLAKTYRVGWGREPVRALNGVSLSVRRGEVFGLLGPNGAGKTTLVKVLLGITHSDGGRAAVLGKEAGDVKTRARVGYLPEGHRYPLHLTGEGVVRWFARLSGVPQREIEGRTRRLLARVGLERWAGVRLKKYSKGMVQRLGMAVALVHEPEVLFLDEPTDGVDPVGRAEIRQILVEEKKKGTSIFINSHLLSEIERVCDRVAVVSRGRILREGSVADLTDRGLSYRVDAGAVPEPVLAALRQRSTGVEATNGLVHLRVGSLEELNECLDSLRAAGCLLREVWPEKSTLEESFIQILDGEEARP from the coding sequence GTGACCGAAACCGCCATCGCCGTCGAGAGCCTGGCCAAGACCTACCGAGTGGGATGGGGCCGCGAGCCGGTCCGGGCCCTGAACGGCGTCAGCCTTTCCGTGCGACGGGGGGAGGTCTTCGGACTGCTCGGCCCCAACGGGGCGGGGAAGACGACTCTGGTCAAGGTCCTTCTCGGGATCACCCATTCCGACGGCGGCCGGGCGGCGGTCCTGGGGAAAGAAGCAGGCGACGTGAAGACGCGCGCCCGGGTCGGCTACCTGCCCGAGGGACATCGCTATCCGCTGCACCTTACCGGGGAAGGAGTGGTCCGGTGGTTCGCGCGTCTCTCCGGCGTGCCCCAACGGGAGATCGAAGGCAGGACCCGCCGCCTCCTCGCCCGCGTGGGGCTGGAGCGCTGGGCCGGCGTCCGGCTCAAGAAATACAGCAAGGGGATGGTGCAGCGGCTCGGGATGGCGGTGGCGCTGGTGCACGAGCCCGAAGTCCTCTTCCTGGACGAGCCCACCGACGGCGTCGATCCGGTGGGACGGGCGGAGATCCGCCAGATCCTGGTTGAGGAGAAGAAGAAAGGGACGAGCATCTTCATCAACTCCCATCTGCTCTCCGAGATCGAGCGCGTCTGCGATCGCGTGGCGGTCGTGTCGCGCGGCCGGATCCTGAGGGAGGGGAGCGTCGCCGACCTCACCGATCGGGGACTGTCCTACCGGGTCGACGCGGGCGCCGTCCCGGAGCCCGTTTTGGCGGCGCTCCGGCAGCGATCCACCGGAGTCGAGGCGACCAACGGCCTGGTGCACCTGCGCGTCGGCAGCCTGGAGGAGCTAAACGAGTGTCTCGACTCCCTGCGCGCGGCCGGCTGCCTCCTGCGGGAAGTCTGGCCGGAGAAGAGCACCCTGGAGGAGAGCTTCATCCAGATCCTGGATGGCGAGGAGGCGAGGCCGTGA